A window of the Henckelia pumila isolate YLH828 chromosome 3, ASM3356847v2, whole genome shotgun sequence genome harbors these coding sequences:
- the LOC140889728 gene encoding uncharacterized protein, with protein MDLNHFREEALRNQVIKSEEEHNKTKGKMEASEIENKQAKEILGKTQDTIAELSGVVSYLTKQVEHEKQLGQQSCAEHGQRRQQMRDRIQQLEAQAVNQLQEEDSEEEPEEDPEEDPKEIEVEEVLVDVLGDGENLRNFYVCRTWTRDRNPRYRNRNNNNEGNPPPPPPPQGLGLNHADLAAIAAIVANTLQGLGNPPANGNPSPQAVQQVQGVKYHYESLSKNRAQTFKGDPDPEVGQNWLKHIETQLRLLEIPDEFKVDVVTPFLEEKAAKWWEAVSPPMTAAGPITWRQFKDVFLKQYYPAEVRLQKLSEFKNFTQTQDMTVFEYTSKFNSLGTYAPTIMADDVLKMHRFKRGLSSRIQTALAVYHATSFADLMGAAIRAETDIKRRDDKNTNKRPLVGQSSTGKHPFKKPYQFTGTNKSAPSKPSNQEIKTCSTCVFKHFGECRRASGTCFGCGKTGHHIADCPQNKGKETEEKGSSTPNKPKENKPNARVFAITQEEVENANDVVAGTILINKTSAYVLFDCGATHLFISKRFAKKLGLTPEILVEPFRVATPTSKTIETHRVHRDCVINISEHAFQAELIQLHMVEFDAILGMDWLANNHALVDCRMKNVKLRTSNLDEVIYHGKTKEKKSLLSASQAWKAMKSGEDVYLAVVGEVKEEVTLALEEILVVQEFSDVFPEELPGVIPDREVEFEINLEPGAAPISKAPYRMAPAELKELKEQLQELLDKKQIRPSKDGSMRLCIDYRELNKITIKNRYPLPRIDDLFDQLKGATVFSKLDLRSGYHQLKVKAEDVPKTAFRTRYGHYEFIVMPFGLTNAPAAFMDLMNRVFQPFLDKFVVVFIDNILVYSPSEEDHKEHLRLTLQMLREKELYVKFKKCEFWLKSVTFLGHIISKDGVSVDPKKVEAVMNWPRPKTVTEIRSFLGLAGYYQKFMEGFSSIAIPLTKLTQKNSKFNWDETCEKSFEILKKKLASTPVLALPSEDKDFTIYSDASKGGLGCVLMQDGRVIAYASRQLNSYE; from the exons ATGGACCTTAATCACTTTCGTGAAGAAGCTCTGCGCAACCAAGTGATTAAGTCTGAAGAAGAGCATAACAAAACGAAAGGAAAAATGGAGGCATCTGAGATAGAGAATAAGCAGGCGAAAGAAATATTGGGGAAAACACAGGACACCATAGCAGAGCTGTCTGGTGTTGTTAGCTACTTGACTAAACAAGTGGAGCATGAGAAGCAGTTGGGACAGCAGTCCTGCGCAGAACATGGGCAGCGTCGTCAACAGATGCGAGATCGCATCCAGCAGCTGGAAGCTCAA GCCGTAAATCAACTGCAAGAAGAGGATTCCGAGGAGGAACCCGAGGAGGATCCGGAGGAGGATCCGAAAGAGATAGAGGTCGAGGAGGTGCTCGTCGATGTTCTGGGGGATGGAGAA AATCTTAGAAACTTTTACGTATGTAGGACATGGACGAGAGACCGTAACCCACGCTATAGAAACCGCAACAACAACAATGAAGGGAACCCTCCGCCGCCACCACCGCCGCAAGGGTTAGGCCTAAATCATGCTGACTTAGCGGCTATAGCAGCCATTGTGGCTAACACCCTCCAAGGGTTGGGAAACCCGCCTGCCAATGGAAATCCATCACCACAGGCAGTACAACAGGTGCAAGGGGTGAAGTATCATTACGAGTCACTGAGCAAGAATCGAGCCCAAACCTTTAAAGGAGATCCAGATCCTGAGGTTGGCCAAAATTGGCTCAAGCATATCGAGACTCAACTTCGCTTACTTGAGATTCCTgatgagtttaaggtggatgtaGTGACACCCTTCTTGGAAGAAAAAGCAGCCAAGTGGTGGGAGGCAGTATCACCACCTATGACTGCAGCTGGTCCAATCACGTGGCGACAATTTAAGGATGTGTTCCTGAAGCAGTATTATCCTGCGGAAGTCAGATTGCAAAAATTAAGTGAGTTCAAAAATTTCACTCAGACTCAGGATATGACAGTGTTTGAATacacttcaaaattcaattcaCTTGGAACGTATGCTCCTACTATCATGGCTGATGATGTCTTGAAGATGCACCGTTTCAAAAGAGGTTTGAGCAGTCGTATTCAGACAGCTTTAGCAGTATACCATGCCACAAGTTTCGCTGATTTAATGGGAGCTGCAATTCGAGCTGAGACCGATATCAAGCGAAGGGATGACAAGAACACGAACAAGAGACCTCTTGTGGGGCAATCTTCAACAGGAAAACATCCATTCAAGAAACCATATCAGTTTACTGGAACAAACAAGAGCGCTCCTTCAAAACCAAGCAatcaagaaatcaaaacatgtaGTACCTGTGTATTTAAACACTTCGGAGAATGCCGCAGAGCAAGTGGCACCTGTTTTGGATGTGGGAAGACTGGGCACCACATTGCAGATTGTCCACAAAACAAGGGCAAAGAAACTGAGGAAAAAGGCAGTTCTACTCCGAATAAACCAAAGGAGAACAAGCCAAATGCCCGAGTTTTTGCCATAACCCAAGAGGAGGTCGAGAATGCAAATGACGTTGTAGCAGGTACCATTCTAATCAACAAAACTTCTGCTTATGTGTTGTTTGATTGTGGTGCTACGCATTTATTTATATCTAAGAGGTTTGCTAAGAAGTTAGGGCTTACTCCTGAGATACTTGTGGAACCTTTTAGAGTAGCAACTCCCACCAGCAAAACAATTGAAACACATAGGGTTCATAGAGATTGCGTAATTAACATCAGTGAACACGCATTTCAAGCTGAACTCATTCAACTACACATGGTAGAATTTGATGCCATTTTAGGAATGGATTGGCTAgcaaataatcatgcattagTTGATTGTCGCATGAAGAATGTCAAACTGCGAACTTCAAACCTCGACGAAGTCATTTATCATGGTAAAACCAAGGAGAAGAAGTCTCTTTTATCTGCTTCTCAAGCTTGGAAAGCTATGAAAAGTGGAGAAGACGTATACCTAGCCGTAGTAGGTGAGGTAAAGGAAGAAGTTACACTTGCATTAGAAGAGATTCTGGTTGTACAAGAATTTTCGGATGTGTTCCCTGAAGAACTCCCTGGAGTAATTCCTGACCGCGAggtggaatttgagattaatcTAGAACCTGGTGCTGCACCTATCTCAAAAGCACCATATCGAATGGCTCCAGCggaattgaaagaattaaaagagcAACTGCAAGAATTGTTGGATAAAAAGCAAATACGACCAAgc aaagATGGGAGTATGAGGTTGTGTATCGACTATCGAGAACTCAATAagatcacaatcaagaacaGGTACCCACTTccaagaattgatgatttgtttgaccaacTCAAAGGAGCTACAGTCTTTTCCAAGCTCGATCTAAGGTCAGGCTATCACCAATTGAAAGTCAAGGCAGAAGACGTTCCGAAAACAGCTTTTCGGACAaggtatgggcattacgaaTTCATAGTGATGCCTTTCGGGTTAACCAACGCACCGGCAGCATTCATGGACctcatgaatagagtatttcagccATTCCTCGACAAGTTTGTGGTGGTGTTCATTGACAACATCCTCGTATATTCACCAAGTGAAGAAGACCACAAAGAGCATCTCCGGCTCACTCTTCAGATGCTAAGAGAGAAAGAACTTTAtgtcaaattcaagaagtgtgaattttggctaaaGAGTGTCACCTTCTTGGGCCATATAATATCCAAAGACGGAGTATCTGTGGATCCAAAGAAAGtggaggcagttatgaattggcctagaccaaaAACTGTAACTGAAATTCGAAGCTTTCTAGGTTTGGCTGGCTACTATCAAAAATTCATGGAAGGTTTTTCCTCGATAGCTATACCTCTCACCAAACTCACACAAAAGAACTCTAAATTCAACTGGGATGAAACTTGTGAAAAAAGCTTcgaaattttgaagaaaaagctGGCATCTACACCAGTATTGGCACTACCATCCGAAGACAAAGATTTTACCATCTATAGCGATGCGTCAAAGGGGGGATTGGGATGCGTGCTCATGCAAGATGGAAGAGTAATTGCTTATGCTTCAAGACAACTAAATTCGTATGAGTAA
- the LOC140892913 gene encoding large ribosomal subunit protein uL15x-like, producing MTTRFKKNRKKHGHVSAGHGCIFHKLRNKFFCPTINVDQLWSMVSQEVKNKASKDNVPLIDVTQFGMPKFGYFKVLGKDLLPADKPVVVKAKLMEKKIKEAGGAVVLAA from the exons ATGACCACCAGATTCAAGAAGAACCGCAAGAAGCACGGCCACGTGAGCGCTGGTCACGGCTGTATCTTCCACAAGCTCCGCAACAAGTTCTTCTGCCCCACTATCAACGTCGACCAGCTCTGGTCGATGGTGTCGCAGGAAGTGAAGAACAAGGCGTCCAAGGACAATGTTCCGTTGATTGATGTGACGCAGTTCGG CATGCCTAAGTTCGGGTACTTCAAGGTATTAGGGAAGGATTTACTGCCCGCTGACAAGCCCGTGGTGGTGAAGGCCAAGCTCATGGAGAAGAAGATTAAGGAGGCTGGTGGCGCCGTCGTGCTCGCTGCTTGA